In Clostridium swellfunianum, a genomic segment contains:
- the treP gene encoding PTS system trehalose-specific EIIBC component, translated as MGKFSNDAKILLELVGGKGNIAAVTHCATRMRFVLNDASKADVKKIEEMKVVKGTFTQAGQFQVIIGNEVSTFYNDFVGSSGIEGVDKDAAKKAAKQNMNVLQRAIAHLAEIFAPLIPAIVVGGLILGFRNIIGDIKMLEGGTKTLVEVSQFWAGTHHFLWLIGEAIFHFLPVGITWSISKKMGTTQILGIVLGLTLVSPQLLNAYAVAGAKEIPVWNFGFAQIKMIGYQAQVIPAVLAGFLLTFLETKLRDAVPEAISMIVVPFLALIPTVLIAHTILGPLGWKIGSFISNIVYSGLTSAFGWLFAAVFGFVYAPLVITGLHHMTNAIDLQLMGQLGGTNLWPMIALSNIAQGSAVLAIIYLNRNNEEEKQISIPAAISCYLGVTEPAMFGINLKYVYPFLAAMIGSGIAAVISVGSGVMANSIGVGGLPGILSIKPQYMGIFALAMLVAIVVPFVLTIFFNKRKIVVKK; from the coding sequence ATGGGTAAGTTTAGTAATGATGCCAAAATACTTTTGGAGCTTGTTGGAGGTAAAGGAAATATTGCCGCAGTAACACACTGCGCTACTCGTATGCGTTTTGTTTTAAATGATGCGTCAAAGGCGGATGTTAAAAAAATAGAAGAAATGAAGGTAGTTAAAGGAACTTTTACTCAAGCAGGTCAGTTCCAAGTCATAATAGGTAATGAAGTATCAACGTTTTATAACGATTTTGTAGGAAGCTCTGGTATTGAAGGTGTAGATAAGGATGCAGCGAAGAAGGCAGCAAAACAAAATATGAATGTTCTTCAAAGGGCAATTGCTCACTTGGCAGAAATCTTTGCACCACTTATTCCAGCTATAGTTGTTGGAGGTTTAATACTTGGTTTCCGTAATATTATAGGCGATATAAAAATGCTTGAAGGCGGTACTAAGACTTTGGTTGAGGTTTCGCAATTTTGGGCAGGTACACATCACTTCCTATGGTTAATTGGTGAAGCTATATTCCACTTCCTGCCTGTAGGAATTACATGGTCAATCTCTAAAAAGATGGGTACAACTCAGATATTAGGAATAGTTTTAGGTTTAACTTTGGTGTCACCGCAGCTTCTTAATGCTTATGCTGTTGCAGGAGCTAAGGAAATTCCTGTATGGAACTTTGGCTTTGCACAGATAAAGATGATTGGCTACCAGGCACAGGTTATCCCTGCAGTACTAGCGGGCTTCCTGTTGACATTTTTGGAAACTAAGCTTCGTGATGCAGTTCCAGAAGCAATTTCCATGATAGTAGTACCATTTCTTGCACTTATACCAACAGTTTTAATAGCACATACAATATTAGGCCCATTAGGATGGAAAATTGGATCCTTTATATCCAATATAGTTTATTCAGGACTAACTTCAGCTTTTGGATGGCTATTTGCAGCAGTATTTGGCTTTGTTTACGCACCGCTGGTTATAACAGGACTCCACCATATGACAAATGCTATAGATCTGCAGCTTATGGGGCAGCTGGGTGGAACAAATCTTTGGCCAATGATAGCTTTATCAAATATTGCACAAGGTTCAGCTGTTTTAGCGATTATATATCTAAACAGAAACAATGAAGAAGAAAAGCAAATATCAATACCAGCCGCAATTTCTTGTTATCTAGGAGTAACTGAGCCAGCTATGTTTGGTATAAACCTTAAATATGTATACCCATTCTTAGCTGCAATGATAGGTTCAGGTATAGCTGCTGTTATATCTGTAGGTTCAGGTGTAATGGCTAACTCCATAGGAGTTGGTGGACTTCCAGGCATCTTATCAATAAAGCCTCAGTACATGGGTATATTTGCCTTAGCAATGCTGGTTGCAATAGTCGTACCATTTGTACTAACAATTTTCTTCAATAAGAGAAAAATAGTTGTAAAAAAATAG
- the treC gene encoding alpha,alpha-phosphotrehalase — protein sequence MKDFKKSVVYQIYPKSFMDSNGDGYGDLKGVTEKLNYLQDLGVDYLWLTPFYHSPQKDNGYDVADYCSIDPRFGTMEDFEVLVAQARKHNIEIMLDMVFNHTSTEHKWFKKALSGDQKYKNYYIFKKSKDSDAPTNWNSKFGGSAWEYIKEYDEYYLHLFDVTQADLNWENQQIREELFKVVNFWLDKGVKGFRFDVVNLISKPDNFEDDTLGDGRKFYTDGPRVHRYLKELNKESFGKQDDVITVGEMSSTTIDNCIRYSNPEERELSMVFNFHHLKVDYKDGDKWTLMNFDFKKLKDILNSWQVGMEKGNGWNAVFWCNHDQPRIVSRFGDDKVYQMESAKMLATAVHMLRGTPFIYQGEEFGMTNPYFSSIEQYRDIETINYYSILKQQGVEEDKIIKILQAKSRDNSRTPVQWNNSANGGFTTGTPWISVCSNYMNINADNALKDENSIYYHYKQLIQLRKEQDIIAYGDYKPLLENHKKVYAYMRSYKNEKLIVINNFYGENTYIDLSDEFNFKEYKSKILTSNYRDSSEKFSKISLRPYESIVYHLVK from the coding sequence ATGAAAGACTTTAAAAAGAGCGTAGTTTATCAAATTTATCCTAAATCTTTTATGGATTCAAATGGGGATGGTTATGGTGACCTAAAAGGGGTTACTGAAAAACTTAATTATCTTCAGGACCTAGGGGTAGATTATTTATGGCTGACACCTTTTTACCATTCGCCTCAAAAGGATAATGGCTATGACGTTGCTGACTACTGCAGCATTGATCCTCGCTTTGGTACCATGGAGGATTTTGAAGTACTTGTAGCGCAAGCACGTAAGCATAATATAGAAATAATGCTGGACATGGTTTTTAATCATACTTCCACAGAGCACAAATGGTTTAAAAAGGCTTTGTCGGGAGATCAAAAATATAAGAATTATTATATCTTTAAAAAATCAAAGGATAGCGATGCACCTACAAATTGGAATTCAAAGTTTGGAGGGTCAGCTTGGGAGTATATTAAGGAATATGATGAGTATTATCTTCATCTATTTGATGTTACTCAAGCAGATTTAAATTGGGAAAATCAGCAGATCAGAGAGGAACTGTTTAAAGTTGTAAACTTTTGGCTTGATAAGGGTGTAAAAGGCTTCAGGTTTGATGTTGTAAACCTAATTTCAAAGCCGGATAATTTTGAAGATGATACACTAGGAGATGGCCGCAAATTTTATACAGATGGCCCAAGAGTTCACCGATATTTAAAGGAACTTAACAAAGAGAGTTTTGGAAAACAGGATGATGTTATAACTGTAGGTGAAATGTCTTCAACTACTATAGACAACTGTATTAGATATTCAAATCCTGAGGAAAGAGAATTATCAATGGTATTTAATTTTCACCATCTGAAAGTAGATTACAAAGATGGAGATAAATGGACTCTTATGAACTTTGACTTTAAAAAGCTTAAGGACATCCTCAACTCCTGGCAGGTTGGCATGGAAAAAGGAAATGGATGGAATGCTGTATTTTGGTGTAATCATGATCAGCCTAGAATAGTTTCTCGCTTTGGCGATGATAAAGTATACCAAATGGAATCAGCAAAGATGCTGGCAACGGCAGTGCATATGCTTAGAGGAACACCTTTTATATACCAGGGAGAAGAATTTGGAATGACAAATCCCTATTTTAGTAGTATTGAACAGTATAGGGATATTGAAACTATAAACTACTACAGCATATTAAAGCAGCAAGGAGTAGAGGAAGATAAAATAATTAAGATTCTACAGGCTAAGTCTAGAGATAATTCCCGTACACCAGTTCAGTGGAACAACAGTGCGAATGGGGGATTTACTACTGGAACTCCTTGGATATCAGTATGCAGCAATTATATGAATATCAATGCTGATAATGCACTGAAAGATGAGAATTCTATTTACTATCACTATAAACAGCTAATTCAACTTAGAAAAGAGCAAGATATTATAGCCTATGGAGATTATAAACCATTACTTGAAAATCACAAAAAAGTATATGCATATATGAGAAGCTATAAAAATGAAAAACTTATTGTTATAAACAATTTCTATGGCGAAAATACCTACATTGATCTAAGCGATGAGTTCAATTTTAAAGAATATAAAAGTAAAATATTAACATCAAATTATAGGGATTCATCTGAAAAATTTAGTAAAATAAGTTTAAGACCCTATGAGTCTATAGTGTATCATCTTGTGAAATAG
- the treR gene encoding trehalose operon repressor encodes MDSKYFSIYNDFVGRIETGYLEANSKLPSESELMEGYGVSRDTVRKALNLLEQKGYIQKLQGKGSFVLDINRYDFPVSGLISFKELAQKMNMKAKTTVKKLELFEPDSFLKNDMDLAEEGKVWEVIRIRQIGDQKIILDKDYLSEKFVPNLTVDICENSIYEHLEKSLGLKIGYAKKEITVQACTEEDKAYLDLKGYDMIVVVRSHVYLEDTSLFQYTESRHRPDKFKFVDFARRSL; translated from the coding sequence ATGGATAGCAAATATTTTAGTATTTATAATGATTTTGTTGGCAGAATCGAAACCGGATATCTTGAAGCTAATTCAAAGCTTCCTTCTGAAAGTGAATTGATGGAAGGTTATGGTGTCTCAAGAGATACTGTTAGAAAAGCTTTAAATCTTCTAGAGCAAAAGGGGTATATACAAAAGCTGCAAGGAAAAGGTTCTTTTGTATTGGATATAAACAGATATGATTTCCCTGTATCCGGATTAATAAGTTTCAAAGAACTTGCACAAAAGATGAATATGAAAGCTAAAACAACTGTTAAAAAACTTGAGCTTTTTGAGCCGGATAGTTTTTTAAAAAACGATATGGATTTAGCTGAAGAAGGTAAGGTATGGGAAGTTATTAGAATAAGACAAATAGGTGATCAGAAAATTATTTTGGATAAAGACTATTTGAGTGAGAAATTTGTTCCTAATCTAACTGTTGATATATGTGAAAATTCTATATATGAGCATCTTGAAAAATCCTTAGGACTAAAAATAGGTTATGCAAAAAAAGAAATAACGGTTCAGGCGTGTACTGAAGAAGATAAGGCATATTTAGATCTAAAAGGTTATGACATGATTGTTGTTGTAAGGAGCCATGTATATTTAGAAGACACCAGTCTTTTTCAGTATACTGAATCAAGACATAGACCTGATAAATTTAAATTTGTGGATTTTGCAAGAAGAAGTTTATAA
- a CDS encoding acetate kinase, with amino-acid sequence MKILVINCGSSSLKYQLINMDNEMCLAQGLVERIGIEGSTLTQKVEGREKYIIKQSMQDHKDAIELVLNTLVDEINGVINSVDEISAVGHRVVHGGEFYSSSVLIDEKVMQALEECSKLAPLHNPPNIIGINACKALMPSTPMVAVFDTAFHQTMPEHAYIYPLPYELYENNKIRKYGFHGTSHKYVSQVASEMLEKNINDLKIVSCHLGNGASLAAIKGGKSIETSMGFTPLAGIAMGTRSGNIDPAIIAYMMEELDLSVEEVTNILNKKSGVLGISGISSDFRDLWAAAETDRRAKLALDVFHYKIRGFICNYAGVLGGVDCIIFTAGIGENSSKAREACCEGLEFLGVKIDKEKNNTFGKAVDISDKDSKVRVLVIPTNEELMIARDTKEIVNA; translated from the coding sequence ATGAAAATTTTAGTAATTAACTGCGGAAGCTCGTCTTTAAAGTATCAATTAATCAACATGGATAATGAAATGTGCTTGGCACAAGGCTTGGTTGAAAGAATTGGTATTGAAGGATCAACTTTAACTCAAAAGGTTGAAGGAAGAGAAAAGTACATCATTAAGCAGAGTATGCAGGATCATAAGGATGCAATTGAATTAGTATTAAATACTCTAGTAGATGAGATTAACGGAGTTATAAACAGTGTAGATGAAATTTCAGCTGTAGGACACAGAGTTGTTCACGGTGGAGAATTTTACTCAAGCTCAGTATTGATTGATGAAAAAGTTATGCAGGCTTTAGAGGAATGCTCTAAACTAGCCCCTCTTCATAATCCTCCAAATATTATAGGAATTAATGCGTGTAAAGCCCTTATGCCAAGTACTCCAATGGTAGCTGTATTTGACACAGCCTTCCATCAGACAATGCCTGAGCATGCATATATTTATCCGCTGCCTTATGAACTTTATGAAAATAATAAAATAAGAAAATACGGTTTCCATGGAACTTCACATAAGTATGTTTCACAGGTTGCTTCTGAAATGCTTGAAAAGAATATTAATGATTTAAAAATCGTTTCTTGTCATTTAGGCAATGGAGCAAGCCTAGCTGCTATAAAAGGAGGAAAGTCTATTGAAACAAGTATGGGCTTTACACCTCTTGCTGGTATTGCCATGGGTACAAGATCAGGAAACATTGACCCTGCAATAATAGCTTATATGATGGAAGAATTAGATTTATCTGTGGAGGAAGTAACCAATATACTTAATAAAAAATCAGGAGTGCTAGGAATATCAGGTATTAGCAGCGACTTTAGAGACCTTTGGGCTGCGGCTGAAACAGATAGGAGAGCGAAGCTTGCTTTAGATGTATTCCACTATAAAATAAGAGGTTTTATTTGCAATTATGCTGGTGTTTTAGGCGGAGTGGACTGCATCATATTTACTGCTGGTATCGGCGAGAATTCTTCAAAGGCAAGAGAAGCTTGCTGTGAAGGTTTGGAGTTTTTAGGAGTTAAAATAGACAAAGAAAAAAATAATACTTTTGGAAAAGCAGTCGATATAAGCGATAAGGATTCTAAGGTTAGAGTTCTTGTTATACCAACTAATGAGGAGCTTATGATAGCAAGAGATACAAAGGAAATTGTTAACGCTTAA
- the msrA gene encoding peptide-methionine (S)-S-oxide reductase MsrA — protein MKEVVLAGGCFWGVEEFFSRIKGVVETEVGYANGRTPNPTYEEVCYKNTYYAEVCRIKYDETKLSLQKLLERFWTIIDPTALNRQGNDIGSQYRTGIYYIDQDDLQAIIQSKENEQKKYEKKIVTEIKSLENYYKAEEYHQRYLKKNPGGYCHIRLD, from the coding sequence ATGAAGGAAGTAGTTCTAGCAGGAGGCTGTTTCTGGGGAGTTGAAGAGTTTTTTTCACGAATAAAAGGGGTAGTTGAAACTGAAGTAGGTTATGCTAATGGCAGAACACCGAATCCAACTTATGAAGAGGTATGTTATAAAAATACTTACTATGCTGAGGTGTGCAGGATAAAATACGATGAAACAAAGCTTTCTTTACAAAAACTTTTAGAGAGATTTTGGACTATAATAGATCCAACTGCGCTTAATAGACAAGGAAATGATATTGGAAGCCAGTACAGAACTGGAATATATTATATAGACCAAGATGATTTGCAAGCAATAATACAAAGCAAAGAAAATGAGCAGAAAAAGTATGAGAAAAAGATAGTAACTGAAATTAAGTCTTTAGAAAATTACTATAAAGCAGAAGAGTATCATCAGCGTTATTTAAAGAAGAATCCAGGCGGATACTGCCATATAAGACTTGATTGA
- a CDS encoding MATE family efflux transporter, giving the protein MDREKRLANESIPKLLMSFSIPAIIGMLVNALYNIVDRIYIGKMEGVGQYAITGVGLNFPIMTVIMAFAMLSGIGAAATISIRLGQKKKDEAEHILGNAFVLSILFSIIITIVGLLSVDKLLLIFGASENTFGYAKDYIVIILIGTIFNVTAFSMNHAIRASGNPKRAASTMLIGAVLNTILDPIFIFTFNMGVKGAALATIISQAVSAAWVISYFLTGKSNLKLKVSNFRLDARIVKTIFAIGMSPFAMQLAASVVSITANKSLLTYGGDLAVGAMTVINSISTLFLMPIFGINQGFQPIVGYNYGAKAYDRVIATLKYAIFAATSIVVVGFIFVQIFAPQAIMLFNDNTELVAIGSKGIRIYLFMLPIIGFQIISTNYFQSIGKAKISMFLSLLRQVLLLIPLYVLLPRIFGTLTSIWFAGPLADATASVLTSFFLFRELKHLKDAHESSTENSKLVEESL; this is encoded by the coding sequence ATTGATAGAGAAAAAAGATTAGCAAATGAAAGTATTCCGAAGCTTTTAATGAGCTTTTCTATCCCAGCTATAATTGGAATGCTTGTTAACGCCTTGTACAACATAGTAGATAGAATTTATATAGGAAAGATGGAGGGGGTTGGCCAATATGCTATTACTGGTGTAGGCTTAAACTTTCCAATAATGACAGTTATAATGGCATTTGCCATGCTTTCAGGTATTGGGGCAGCAGCTACTATATCCATAAGACTTGGTCAAAAGAAAAAAGATGAGGCGGAACATATACTAGGAAACGCTTTTGTACTGTCTATTTTATTCTCAATTATTATAACAATAGTTGGTTTGTTATCAGTAGATAAGCTTCTTCTTATATTTGGCGCTAGCGAAAATACTTTTGGTTATGCAAAAGATTATATTGTAATTATACTTATTGGTACTATATTTAATGTTACAGCTTTTTCAATGAATCATGCTATAAGAGCCTCAGGAAACCCTAAAAGAGCTGCTTCAACAATGCTTATAGGTGCTGTATTAAACACAATTTTAGACCCAATCTTCATATTTACGTTTAATATGGGTGTAAAGGGTGCTGCCTTGGCTACTATTATTTCTCAAGCTGTTTCAGCTGCTTGGGTTATAAGCTATTTCTTAACAGGTAAAAGCAACCTTAAGCTTAAAGTAAGCAACTTTAGGCTTGATGCTCGTATTGTTAAAACAATCTTTGCAATTGGAATGTCTCCTTTTGCGATGCAGCTGGCTGCCAGTGTAGTTTCAATAACTGCAAACAAATCCCTTCTAACTTATGGAGGGGATTTAGCAGTTGGTGCAATGACTGTTATAAACAGTATTTCGACATTGTTCTTGATGCCTATCTTTGGTATAAATCAAGGCTTCCAGCCAATAGTAGGATATAATTATGGTGCAAAAGCATATGACAGAGTCATAGCTACACTTAAGTATGCAATATTTGCTGCTACATCAATAGTTGTTGTGGGCTTCATATTTGTTCAGATCTTTGCACCTCAAGCTATTATGCTGTTTAATGATAATACTGAGCTGGTAGCTATTGGTTCTAAAGGTATCAGAATTTACCTGTTCATGCTTCCTATAATAGGCTTTCAAATAATAAGCACTAACTACTTCCAAAGCATAGGGAAAGCTAAAATATCAATGTTTTTAAGTCTGCTGAGACAGGTTTTACTACTGATTCCGCTTTATGTTCTATTGCCAAGAATATTTGGAACCTTAACAAGTATTTGGTTTGCAGGGCCACTTGCAGATGCTACAGCATCAGTATTAACATCATTTTTCTTGTTTAGAGAGTTGAAGCATTTAAAGGATGCTCATGAAAGCTCAACTGAAAATTCAAAATTAGTTGAAGAGTCTTTATAG
- a CDS encoding MarR family winged helix-turn-helix transcriptional regulator, translating into MTKNTETMGKYISILYRSGSVFFNHKFEKYNIGSGQYPFLLFLYHNGGVTQEEMSCKLFIDKGTTAKAVKKLEDEGYIKRMIDEKDKRAYKVYLTEEGRQTANEVFKILYEWNDTLTSDFTEEEKELALTFLQRMVKNKNRIIRKENVND; encoded by the coding sequence ATGACAAAAAATACAGAAACCATGGGAAAGTACATTTCCATACTTTATCGTTCCGGTAGCGTGTTCTTTAATCATAAATTCGAAAAATACAATATAGGCAGCGGGCAATACCCTTTTCTACTTTTCTTGTACCACAATGGAGGCGTTACACAAGAAGAAATGAGCTGCAAACTCTTTATAGACAAAGGCACTACAGCTAAGGCAGTTAAAAAGCTTGAAGATGAGGGCTATATAAAGCGGATGATTGATGAAAAAGACAAGCGTGCTTATAAAGTATATCTTACTGAAGAAGGCAGACAAACTGCTAATGAAGTATTTAAAATACTTTATGAATGGAATGATACTTTAACTTCTGATTTCACTGAAGAAGAAAAAGAGTTAGCTCTAACTTTTCTTCAAAGGATGGTAAAAAATAAAAATAGGATAATACGAAAGGAGAATGTAAATGATTGA
- a CDS encoding EAL domain-containing protein: protein MQEVTSDILNYIIEEAAIEVHYQPVVSIVKKSIIGLEGLGRGVYQNELIDPLPLFKKASKDKCSLKLDRLCREKAIENFLEVYGKYKDMLLFLNVDGSTMTDEMADSGFLLNLVNKYNIKPENIVLEIVESKVSNVQALAAFVNNYRSYGFLIALDDVGSGRSNLDRIAITQPDIIKIDRVLVKDVHVDYYKQEVFKSLVNLSKTLGAMVIAEGIETEEEALKAVELGADMLQGFYFATPQKITSSMIKTFNQPIRRVAAHYSDYLAEKIRLQKLKHKEYEEVVKVALADISQVEEKRFDFKLLNIINSYKIFECVYILDTSGIQVTDTVSAYGNYSKHKNLIFKPAKKGDDHSLKKYFYFLKNMKVSKYLTEPYISNATGTLCVTMSCVFKNINNKKYILCVDLNPEIVYN from the coding sequence ATGCAGGAAGTAACTAGCGATATATTGAACTATATAATTGAGGAGGCTGCCATAGAGGTTCACTATCAGCCAGTAGTATCTATAGTAAAAAAGTCAATTATAGGGCTGGAGGGGCTAGGCAGAGGTGTGTATCAAAACGAACTTATTGACCCTCTACCATTATTTAAAAAAGCTTCAAAAGATAAATGCAGCTTGAAATTAGATAGGCTATGCAGAGAAAAAGCTATAGAAAACTTCTTAGAAGTTTACGGCAAATACAAAGATATGCTTTTATTTTTAAATGTGGACGGCTCAACTATGACAGATGAAATGGCGGATTCTGGTTTTTTACTCAATTTGGTTAACAAATACAACATAAAACCTGAAAATATTGTTTTAGAAATTGTTGAATCTAAAGTTAGCAATGTGCAGGCCTTGGCAGCTTTTGTAAACAACTATAGGAGTTATGGCTTCTTAATAGCTTTGGACGATGTAGGTTCAGGACGATCTAATCTTGACAGAATTGCGATTACCCAGCCGGATATCATCAAAATTGACAGAGTGCTCGTTAAGGATGTTCATGTAGACTATTATAAGCAGGAAGTTTTTAAGTCATTAGTTAACCTGAGTAAGACTTTAGGGGCAATGGTAATTGCTGAGGGTATTGAAACTGAAGAAGAGGCTCTTAAGGCTGTAGAATTAGGAGCAGATATGCTTCAGGGTTTTTATTTTGCTACACCTCAAAAGATAACAAGCAGCATGATAAAAACCTTTAATCAGCCAATAAGAAGAGTTGCAGCACATTACTCAGATTATCTTGCAGAAAAAATAAGACTTCAAAAGCTTAAGCACAAGGAATATGAAGAGGTTGTTAAAGTAGCTCTAGCTGACATAAGTCAGGTTGAGGAGAAGAGATTTGATTTTAAGCTGCTCAACATCATTAATTCTTATAAGATATTTGAATGTGTATATATATTAGATACTTCGGGGATTCAAGTGACTGATACAGTATCTGCCTATGGAAACTATTCAAAACATAAAAATCTTATTTTCAAGCCTGCGAAAAAAGGAGATGACCACTCACTTAAAAAGTACTTCTACTTCCTTAAAAATATGAAAGTCAGTAAATATCTTACTGAACCATATATATCAAATGCGACAGGAACCCTATGCGTAACTATGTCCTGTGTATTTAAAAATATTAATAATAAAAAATATATTCTGTGTGTTGACTTAAACCCAGAGATTGTATACAATTAG
- the rocF gene encoding arginase: protein MDVSIIGVPIFYGADKRGPEYGPDKLREKKVVEVIGKHNHRVFDFGDLFVPNVKEYNKFFSHPKMKYLEPIVQVNNNLAHIVYSSIKAGSFPLVLGGDHSLGLGSVAGVSRALENFAVVWVDAHGDINTHETSESGNVHGMSLAKAMGIGFPDLTDVYYKGPKIDHENVFIVGARDLDKGEYDLIKREQLHVYTAKRIHEYGLEHVVNEVINDIKARNINAIHLSFDLDFIDAKFVPGTGTPVADGMSIEDAETLLKMFAETKLVKSMDFVELNPLLDRNDTTADLAIDLLDWTFKHMQ, encoded by the coding sequence ATGGATGTAAGCATAATTGGAGTTCCAATTTTTTATGGAGCAGACAAACGCGGTCCTGAATATGGTCCTGATAAGCTTAGAGAGAAGAAGGTTGTAGAGGTAATAGGGAAACATAATCATAGAGTTTTCGATTTTGGCGACCTATTCGTGCCTAATGTGAAAGAATATAACAAGTTTTTTTCTCACCCAAAGATGAAGTATCTTGAACCTATAGTTCAGGTTAACAATAATCTCGCTCATATTGTATACTCTTCAATAAAAGCCGGCAGTTTTCCTTTAGTGCTTGGTGGCGACCACTCTCTTGGACTTGGGAGCGTTGCTGGAGTAAGCAGAGCTCTTGAAAACTTTGCAGTAGTATGGGTGGATGCTCATGGAGACATAAACACTCATGAGACAAGTGAAAGCGGAAATGTTCATGGAATGTCTTTGGCTAAGGCTATGGGAATAGGCTTTCCTGACTTGACGGATGTGTACTACAAAGGGCCAAAAATAGACCATGAAAATGTATTTATCGTTGGAGCAAGGGATTTAGACAAGGGAGAATATGACCTTATTAAGAGGGAACAGCTTCATGTTTATACTGCAAAAAGAATTCACGAATATGGTCTTGAACATGTAGTTAATGAAGTTATAAATGATATAAAAGCTAGAAACATCAATGCAATTCATTTAAGCTTTGACTTAGATTTCATAGATGCAAAATTTGTTCCGGGAACAGGTACACCTGTTGCCGATGGAATGTCCATCGAAGACGCTGAAACACTTTTAAAAATGTTTGCTGAAACAAAACTCGTGAAATCAATGGATTTCGTAGAACTAAATCCTCTTTTAGATAGAAACGATACTACTGCAGACTTGGCAATAGATCTTCTTGATTGGACCTTTAAACATATGCAATAA